The following coding sequences are from one Halomonas sp. HAL1 window:
- the ugpE gene encoding sn-glycerol-3-phosphate ABC transporter permease UgpE: MVENRPWANFFAHTILIIGVALVVFPVYIAVVASTQAPGELMRGTMPLLPGSHGIENYTQMWQSGISTANSPPAALMLWNSFVMAMAITVGKLSISLLSAFAIVYFRFRFRMFFFWLIFVTLMLPVEVRIIPTFQVVADLNMLNSFAGLSIPLIASATATFLFRQFFMTIPEEMLEAARVDGAGPFKFFKDILMPLSVTNIAALFVIMFIYGWNQYLWPLLITTDPNYTTIVMGIQRMTSEENPQWHLVMAAVVMAALPPVLVILFMQRLFVKGLTETEK, translated from the coding sequence ATGGTTGAAAATCGCCCATGGGCCAATTTTTTTGCCCATACCATATTAATCATTGGTGTCGCGCTGGTGGTCTTTCCGGTTTATATCGCCGTTGTGGCCTCGACCCAGGCGCCGGGTGAGTTAATGCGTGGCACCATGCCGCTGCTACCTGGCAGCCATGGGATCGAAAACTATACCCAGATGTGGCAGTCGGGCATATCGACAGCTAACTCACCGCCTGCCGCGCTGATGCTTTGGAACAGCTTTGTGATGGCCATGGCCATCACCGTGGGAAAGCTGTCCATCTCCCTGCTTTCCGCCTTTGCGATTGTCTACTTCCGCTTCCGTTTTCGGATGTTCTTCTTCTGGCTGATCTTCGTCACCCTGATGCTGCCGGTTGAGGTGCGCATTATCCCCACCTTTCAGGTGGTTGCGGATCTTAATATGCTCAATAGCTTTGCCGGGCTGTCGATACCGTTAATTGCCTCAGCCACCGCGACCTTTCTGTTCCGACAGTTCTTTATGACCATCCCCGAAGAGATGCTCGAAGCCGCCCGAGTCGACGGCGCCGGGCCGTTCAAATTCTTTAAAGACATCTTGATGCCGCTCTCCGTGACCAACATCGCAGCGCTGTTTGTGATCATGTTTATTTATGGCTGGAACCAATACCTCTGGCCGCTGCTGATCACCACCGACCCCAACTACACCACCATTGTGATGGGCATCCAGCGCATGACCTCGGAAGAGAACCCACAATGGCACCTGGTGATGGCCGCAGTGGTAATGGCAGCGCTGCCGCCGGTATTAGTGATTCTGTTTATGCAACGCCTGTTTGTGAAAGGCCTGACCGAGACGGAGAAATAA
- the phnE gene encoding phosphonate ABC transporter, permease protein PhnE, which produces MPSPFTWGVVLIFLALFIQGVMATNLTLERLLRGGVNLAHFIGRAFPPDLADLDVLAWSMYETLNIAIVGVTIGVILSVPFALLAARNTSPAPWVRSITRLMIATMRTIPDLIWALIFVVAVGLGPIAGVLAIVMDTIGFAARFFSERIEEVHPGPSEALSATGAGRLSVIGGAILPETLASMTATSLYSVEKALRSAVTLGLVGAGGIGVELAAAMRLFK; this is translated from the coding sequence ATGCCTTCCCCGTTTACTTGGGGAGTGGTGTTAATCTTTTTAGCGCTGTTTATTCAGGGCGTGATGGCCACCAACTTAACGCTGGAACGCCTGCTGCGCGGCGGCGTCAATTTAGCCCACTTTATAGGGCGCGCCTTTCCACCCGACCTCGCCGATCTCGATGTGCTGGCGTGGTCAATGTATGAAACCCTCAACATTGCCATTGTGGGGGTCACCATTGGGGTTATTTTGAGCGTGCCTTTCGCGCTACTGGCCGCTCGCAATACTTCGCCAGCACCCTGGGTTCGATCAATTACCCGTTTGATGATCGCTACCATGCGTACTATCCCTGACCTTATTTGGGCGCTTATTTTTGTAGTCGCGGTGGGCCTTGGCCCTATTGCGGGAGTGCTTGCCATTGTGATGGATACCATCGGCTTTGCGGCCCGTTTCTTTTCAGAGCGTATTGAAGAGGTTCACCCGGGTCCATCGGAAGCGTTAAGCGCGACTGGCGCTGGCAGGCTGTCAGTGATCGGCGGTGCCATTTTGCCAGAAACACTGGCATCGATGACCGCCACTAGCCTTTATAGCGTCGAAAAAGCGCTGCGTTCTGCGGTGACACTTGGACTGGTAGGTGCAGGCGGTATTGGGGTTGAACTAGCGGCTGCGATGCGCTTATTTAAGTGA
- the phnD gene encoding phosphate/phosphite/phosphonate ABC transporter substrate-binding protein produces MHKANICKLSIRNAALSLAITGAAAFTAPSVLANDDLSNVCPNPIRMADTGIEGMGPLEDAFGPFAEAFETTTGLELEMFSLSNRTAAGTALQYDDVELVFAGPSEFVLFDRESDIEILFAIERPHYGSSFFVPADSDIETLEDLEGRRVALKDVGSTSGHIFPSQMLVDAGLDIQRDLEIIMAGDARIAALVNGDVDAMGGGNRDIDEIQAMDPNGEYRVIAQSDVLPGDPVVMRGSLDDACKTALRESLRTNADTLWSALIATDRNEDKFLNRDSSLGFDRTNEDYDVVRRAYEAAGISL; encoded by the coding sequence ATGCATAAAGCCAATATTTGTAAATTGAGTATTCGAAACGCAGCTTTGAGCCTAGCTATTACAGGAGCCGCCGCCTTTACGGCGCCGTCGGTGCTGGCCAATGACGATTTAAGCAATGTTTGCCCTAATCCCATTCGCATGGCCGATACCGGTATTGAAGGCATGGGGCCCCTAGAAGACGCCTTTGGCCCCTTTGCCGAAGCGTTTGAAACCACTACTGGCCTTGAACTGGAGATGTTCAGCCTGAGCAACCGCACCGCCGCAGGCACCGCACTGCAGTACGATGATGTTGAGCTTGTTTTCGCCGGACCTTCTGAGTTTGTTCTGTTTGATCGCGAAAGCGATATTGAAATTCTGTTTGCCATTGAACGCCCGCACTACGGCAGCAGCTTTTTTGTCCCCGCTGACAGCGATATCGAAACGCTTGAAGACCTTGAAGGCCGTCGCGTGGCGCTGAAAGACGTAGGCTCTACGAGTGGGCACATTTTCCCGAGCCAGATGTTGGTCGACGCGGGCTTAGACATTCAACGCGATCTGGAAATTATTATGGCCGGTGATGCGCGCATTGCCGCGCTGGTCAACGGTGACGTAGATGCCATGGGCGGCGGCAACCGGGATATCGATGAAATTCAAGCCATGGACCCCAATGGCGAGTATCGCGTTATTGCCCAGAGCGATGTATTGCCCGGTGACCCAGTCGTTATGCGCGGCTCTTTGGATGATGCCTGCAAAACAGCCCTACGCGAGTCACTCCGAACCAATGCCGATACGCTTTGGAGTGCGCTGATTGCGACAGATCGCAACGAAGATAAGTTTTTAAACCGCGACTCTTCACTCGGATTTGACCGTACCAACGAAGATTACGACGTGGTTCGCCGTGCATACGAAGCAGCCGGCATCTCCCTGTAA
- a CDS encoding RNA polymerase sigma factor, with protein sequence MSTEPASIDDLYREHSRRVQATLIRLLGDFELAEEAMQDAFMAAIQQWPVNGKPDNPTAWLIRTGYHRGIDQIRQRSTARRRAHLLLPIELLPTEETLDLELTAIEDDALRLLFTCCHPSLSMEARIALTLREMCGLTTEQVASALLMKPTTLAQRIVRAKRKIRDAHIPYAVPTQEELPERLPDVLQVIYLVFNEGYSRSTGASVVDISLTQEAMRLGNELTRLLPKGEVFGLMALMLLNDARRDARQDNDGELVTLDAQDRRLWRQEDIHVGIAWLEQALALTPTGYYTLQASIAAVHAQASRAEQTDWGRIVRLYDALCRRFPSPILALNRAVAIAMNGAPDTGLKLLDDIAHHPQISRYYLFYAAKADLLRRQGQHEAARSAYQQALLLVTLDPEKRFLNRRLAELENSP encoded by the coding sequence ATGAGTACTGAACCTGCATCCATTGATGACCTGTATCGTGAGCACTCCCGGCGCGTGCAGGCGACGCTGATACGTCTGCTGGGGGATTTTGAGCTGGCCGAAGAAGCCATGCAGGATGCCTTTATGGCGGCTATTCAACAATGGCCGGTTAACGGCAAACCTGACAACCCCACGGCATGGCTAATTCGCACCGGCTACCACCGCGGAATAGACCAAATCCGCCAACGCAGTACTGCTCGCCGTCGGGCTCACTTGCTATTACCCATAGAGCTGTTACCTACAGAAGAGACGCTGGATCTTGAGCTAACGGCTATCGAAGACGACGCCTTGCGGCTGCTATTCACCTGCTGCCACCCAAGTTTGAGCATGGAAGCACGGATTGCCCTGACGCTGCGCGAGATGTGCGGCTTGACCACTGAGCAAGTAGCCAGCGCGCTACTGATGAAGCCTACGACGCTGGCACAGCGTATCGTACGAGCCAAACGCAAAATTCGCGATGCGCATATTCCTTATGCCGTACCTACCCAGGAAGAGCTGCCCGAGCGCCTACCCGATGTGCTCCAAGTCATCTATCTGGTCTTCAATGAAGGCTACTCACGCAGCACGGGAGCCAGCGTGGTCGATATCAGTCTTACCCAAGAAGCCATGCGACTGGGCAATGAGCTGACACGGCTACTGCCCAAGGGTGAGGTATTTGGGCTGATGGCCTTGATGCTGCTTAATGATGCACGCCGGGATGCGCGCCAGGATAACGACGGAGAACTGGTGACACTGGATGCTCAGGACAGACGTCTATGGCGCCAGGAGGATATCCACGTCGGCATAGCGTGGCTGGAACAGGCGCTGGCGCTCACCCCCACTGGGTACTACACCCTCCAGGCGTCGATTGCCGCCGTACATGCCCAGGCTAGCCGCGCAGAGCAGACCGATTGGGGGCGTATCGTCAGGCTCTACGATGCCCTCTGCCGACGTTTTCCATCCCCCATCCTGGCGCTGAATCGTGCGGTCGCCATTGCCATGAATGGTGCGCCCGATACCGGCCTGAAGTTACTCGACGACATCGCTCATCATCCGCAAATAAGCCGCTATTATCTCTTTTATGCCGCTAAAGCGGATTTACTGCGTCGCCAAGGCCAGCATGAGGCCGCGCGCAGCGCCTATCAACAGGCGCTGCTATTGGTCACCCTGGATCCAGAAAAACGGTTTTTGAACAGGCGATTGGCAGAGCTCGAAAATTCCCCATAA
- a CDS encoding sn-glycerol-3-phosphate import ATP-binding protein UgpC: protein MASITLEGLKKTYTGNVNAVKGIDLHIEDGEFVVLVGPSGCGKSTLLRMVAGLETITEGTLKIGDRVVNKLEPAERDIAMVFQNYALYPHMTVYNNLAYGLKNRGFKKDEIEKRVRVAAKMLEIEEFLDRKPRKLSGGQRQRVAMGRALVRDPAAFLFDEPLSNLDAKLRVQMRVEIKQLQRRLKTTSLYVTHDQLEAMTLGDRLVVLNAGQIEQVGTPMEIYAHPATMFVAGFIGSPAMNMLPVDYLNEQGANGLLDNLPEGTDIVGIRPDDMHLAPPEAPHLIVDSTLALFEAAGAESHLYVTLADSDQPTVIRVSGQPPVAEGETLRFFVTRDALHPFNSTTGKRTGD from the coding sequence ATGGCCAGTATTACCTTGGAAGGGCTAAAGAAAACCTATACCGGCAATGTAAACGCGGTGAAAGGTATCGACCTACACATTGAAGACGGTGAATTCGTAGTACTGGTCGGGCCTTCGGGCTGCGGAAAATCCACCCTGCTACGCATGGTAGCGGGGTTGGAAACCATCACGGAAGGCACGCTAAAAATCGGCGATCGGGTGGTGAATAAACTCGAACCCGCCGAGCGCGATATCGCCATGGTGTTCCAGAACTATGCGCTCTATCCACATATGACGGTGTACAACAATCTCGCCTATGGCCTGAAAAACCGCGGCTTTAAAAAAGATGAGATTGAGAAGCGCGTGCGCGTTGCCGCCAAAATGCTTGAGATCGAAGAGTTTCTGGATCGCAAACCGCGCAAGCTCTCCGGCGGTCAGCGCCAGCGGGTGGCCATGGGCCGCGCCCTGGTGCGCGACCCAGCGGCGTTTCTGTTCGACGAGCCACTCTCGAACCTGGATGCCAAGCTGCGTGTGCAGATGCGCGTGGAGATCAAGCAGCTACAGCGGCGCCTGAAAACCACCAGCCTGTACGTGACCCACGACCAGCTGGAAGCCATGACCCTGGGCGATCGCTTAGTGGTACTAAACGCCGGTCAGATTGAGCAAGTGGGCACGCCCATGGAGATCTACGCCCACCCCGCCACCATGTTCGTCGCCGGGTTTATCGGCTCCCCCGCCATGAACATGCTGCCGGTGGATTACTTGAACGAACAAGGCGCCAACGGCCTGCTGGATAACCTGCCAGAAGGCACCGATATCGTCGGCATTCGACCGGATGATATGCACTTGGCTCCCCCCGAAGCGCCGCATCTGATTGTCGACTCAACGCTTGCGCTGTTTGAAGCCGCCGGCGCCGAAAGCCACCTGTACGTGACCCTCGCCGATAGCGACCAGCCCACGGTCATCCGCGTGTCGGGCCAGCCGCCAGTCGCCGAAGGCGAAACCCTGCGATTTTTTGTGACCCGCGACGCGCTGCATCCTTTCAACAGCACCACGGGAAAACGCACAGGGGATTGA
- a CDS encoding IS630 family transposase → MSRRLRFVSLTPDQQRILNEAYQYGEKRALRRRAHAILLNHKGHTINQIRDIIGVKRDTVSTWLSQWEADGIEGLQDKPREGRPHLLSESDLAVLEQLVEEYPHQLPVLHAKFQEQTGNVVSQDTLRRALKKGYSCKRIRRSLRAHRDEADFRHTQEIINVLKEWEDDGECDLYFFDEAGFSQSSSLPYAWSPIAKPWEVTAYPHSKRLNVLGFLTRKGEFFHHMTTDSVTTETVIEAFDQFAAHKDPDAFAVVILDNARMHRSKAFQRKLIDWMAHRIHLVYLSPYSPELNLIEILWREIKYRWLPLTAYSSFDKLCEAVKKVCNGYGTDYSITFA, encoded by the coding sequence ATGTCTCGGCGCTTACGTTTCGTTTCTTTAACACCTGACCAGCAACGTATCTTAAATGAAGCCTACCAGTACGGCGAAAAGAGAGCACTACGTCGTCGGGCCCACGCCATTCTGCTCAACCACAAGGGCCATACGATTAACCAGATTCGCGATATTATTGGGGTTAAGCGCGATACGGTATCGACTTGGTTATCCCAATGGGAAGCAGACGGTATTGAAGGTCTTCAAGACAAGCCTCGCGAAGGACGCCCGCACCTTCTCAGCGAGAGCGATCTTGCTGTGTTAGAACAACTGGTTGAAGAGTATCCCCATCAATTGCCTGTCCTCCATGCCAAGTTTCAGGAGCAGACAGGTAACGTCGTCAGCCAGGACACGTTGCGGCGCGCGTTAAAAAAAGGCTATAGCTGTAAGCGGATACGCCGCTCATTGAGGGCACATCGTGACGAAGCGGATTTCCGCCATACGCAAGAGATAATCAATGTATTGAAGGAGTGGGAAGATGATGGTGAGTGCGATCTCTATTTCTTTGATGAAGCCGGTTTCTCGCAATCATCGTCACTTCCTTATGCATGGAGCCCGATAGCCAAGCCCTGGGAAGTCACGGCCTACCCACACAGCAAACGGCTGAATGTACTGGGCTTTCTCACCAGAAAAGGTGAGTTTTTTCACCATATGACCACCGACTCAGTGACCACTGAAACCGTTATAGAAGCCTTTGATCAGTTTGCGGCACATAAAGACCCTGACGCATTCGCCGTCGTGATACTGGATAATGCCAGGATGCACCGTTCCAAGGCGTTCCAGCGCAAACTTATTGATTGGATGGCACATCGCATTCACCTGGTCTACTTGTCGCCATATTCGCCGGAGCTGAATCTGATCGAAATCCTTTGGCGCGAAATCAAATACCGGTGGCTACCGTTAACAGCCTACAGTTCGTTCGATAAGCTTTGTGAAGCGGTCAAAAAAGTATGTAATGGTTACGGCACTGATTACTCAATAACTTTTGCATAA
- a CDS encoding porin — MFKKTTLALAVSGLLAASAAQAATVYDQDGTDLEIYGRIAMGFEGGGVDDGVDNGEEFRNFGSRLRITAGHQISTDLRAFARVEWRFTGDERNQESGFDEVRNSYLGLESQQFGTFMAGNYDSFYDSYVMTPFDVYVERGYEFAGGGTQARGDSIGYKTPKMSGFQAVISAKHFSERGLTEAEQTSEGSVIATQGGVVYETGPARLALGYVEDTVRGGGNGEVRYGATGEFAVTDAFAARVGYETRGDDDVNGGGFDKIGVGATYAIDSWKFFADYYNIDVDGASDERNAWALGSMYKLSSNFDMFLELNDRNLDAVNDFEEDMYYALGARYHF; from the coding sequence ATGTTTAAAAAAACGACACTGGCCCTGGCCGTTAGCGGTCTATTGGCAGCCTCTGCAGCACAAGCAGCAACCGTTTATGACCAAGACGGTACCGATCTCGAAATCTACGGCCGTATTGCCATGGGGTTTGAAGGCGGTGGTGTTGATGACGGTGTTGATAACGGTGAAGAGTTCCGCAATTTCGGCTCCCGTCTGCGGATTACCGCCGGCCATCAAATTTCCACTGATCTACGTGCATTTGCGCGTGTCGAGTGGCGTTTTACCGGTGATGAGCGCAACCAGGAGTCTGGTTTCGATGAGGTGCGTAACAGCTACCTAGGCTTGGAAAGCCAGCAGTTTGGTACCTTCATGGCCGGTAACTATGATAGCTTCTACGACAGCTACGTTATGACGCCGTTCGATGTCTACGTTGAGCGCGGCTATGAGTTTGCGGGTGGTGGTACCCAGGCACGCGGCGACTCTATTGGCTATAAAACGCCTAAAATGAGTGGTTTTCAGGCGGTTATTTCTGCCAAGCACTTCTCTGAGCGTGGTTTGACTGAAGCCGAGCAGACTTCCGAAGGATCCGTTATCGCTACTCAGGGCGGTGTTGTCTACGAAACAGGCCCCGCTCGCTTAGCGCTTGGTTATGTGGAAGATACGGTACGCGGTGGCGGTAACGGTGAAGTACGTTACGGCGCTACGGGCGAGTTTGCCGTTACGGATGCTTTCGCTGCTCGTGTTGGTTATGAAACCCGCGGGGATGACGATGTTAACGGTGGTGGTTTCGATAAAATCGGCGTTGGTGCTACTTACGCTATCGATTCCTGGAAGTTCTTCGCCGATTACTACAACATCGACGTAGATGGTGCTAGCGATGAGCGTAACGCTTGGGCGCTAGGGTCAATGTACAAGCTGTCTAGCAATTTCGATATGTTCCTTGAGCTGAACGATCGTAACCTGGATGCTGTAAATGACTTCGAAGAAGATATGTACTACGCATTAGGCGCTCGCTATCACTTCTAA
- a CDS encoding DUF305 domain-containing protein: MKMYLRFGAMIVTATVIMLGLMYLNTYQLDHVTFSETRTYMAIVMGATMAVVMLGFMLDMYSKKGVNLAILVGSIVVFAGALWLVRSQQTVDDVSYMKAMIPHHSIAILTSERAQITDPRVRELADSIIETQREEIAEMKALIADIEDE; encoded by the coding sequence ATGAAAATGTATTTACGTTTCGGCGCTATGATCGTGACGGCGACCGTGATCATGTTGGGATTGATGTACCTGAACACTTACCAGCTGGATCATGTCACTTTTAGTGAAACCCGTACCTACATGGCTATTGTCATGGGTGCCACGATGGCAGTGGTCATGCTGGGTTTCATGCTTGATATGTACTCTAAAAAGGGCGTGAACCTGGCTATTTTGGTGGGCAGCATCGTGGTCTTTGCCGGGGCGCTTTGGTTGGTGCGTAGCCAGCAGACGGTGGATGATGTTTCCTATATGAAGGCGATGATTCCGCATCACTCTATTGCCATTCTGACCAGTGAGCGTGCTCAGATAACCGATCCCCGCGTACGCGAACTCGCCGATTCGATTATCGAGACCCAGCGGGAAGAGATCGCAGAAATGAAAGCATTAATAGCGGATATTGAAGATGAGTAA
- the phnC gene encoding phosphonate ABC transporter ATP-binding protein — MKAISVQDVHKRYGELHVLRGLTLEISKGECVILLGANGCGKSTLMRCLNGLAPHDQGNISIFGEPLNHRSKTKLRQLRRKVGVVFQQFNLVQNVSVFQNVLYGAMGQQRFGLLSSLACVASHELRERAMTSLERVGLAHKAHADCRELSGGQQQRVAIARTLMQDAEIIIADEPVASLDPKAGKEIMDLLLDVVAERQLTVLCTLHQLELAQQYGDRIVGMKAGQIVLDSPRQQVSLATMQQLYQGDVRVDQTSGQAPATTAIPSTR, encoded by the coding sequence ATGAAGGCTATCAGCGTCCAAGACGTGCATAAACGCTATGGCGAACTGCACGTACTGCGTGGCTTAACGCTGGAGATTAGCAAAGGCGAGTGCGTCATCCTCTTAGGGGCAAACGGCTGCGGCAAGTCGACACTGATGCGCTGTTTGAATGGATTAGCGCCTCATGACCAAGGAAATATCTCCATTTTTGGGGAGCCCCTCAACCACCGTTCCAAAACGAAGTTACGTCAGTTGAGGCGCAAGGTGGGCGTGGTTTTTCAGCAATTTAACCTAGTGCAAAACGTCAGCGTGTTTCAAAACGTGCTGTATGGCGCCATGGGGCAACAACGCTTTGGCCTGCTCTCCTCTCTCGCCTGCGTTGCAAGCCATGAACTGCGTGAACGCGCTATGACATCGCTTGAACGCGTTGGATTAGCGCACAAAGCCCACGCTGACTGTCGAGAACTTTCCGGCGGTCAACAGCAGCGCGTGGCCATTGCTCGCACACTGATGCAAGACGCCGAGATCATTATTGCCGACGAGCCGGTGGCCAGCCTTGATCCAAAGGCGGGAAAAGAAATCATGGACTTGTTGCTCGATGTAGTGGCTGAACGGCAGCTAACCGTGCTCTGCACGCTGCATCAGTTGGAATTAGCTCAGCAGTATGGTGACCGCATCGTCGGTATGAAAGCGGGGCAAATAGTGCTCGATTCGCCGCGCCAGCAAGTGTCACTAGCTACTATGCAGCAGCTTTATCAAGGCGATGTTCGGGTTGATCAAACCTCTGGTCAAGCACCTGCCACCACCGCCATCCCCTCTACCCGTTAA
- a CDS encoding DUF1428 domain-containing protein encodes MSKLTHPYVDGFVAAVPSANKDAFIEHARAAAVVFKEHGALRIVECWGDDVPEGEVTSFSMAVKRKDDESIIFSWIEWPSRAVRDEGMAKVMQDPRLQMDVNPMPFDGKRLIFGGFKSIIDEE; translated from the coding sequence ATGAGCAAGCTTACACACCCTTATGTAGATGGTTTCGTCGCTGCCGTGCCCAGCGCTAATAAAGATGCGTTTATTGAGCATGCCCGTGCCGCGGCCGTTGTTTTCAAGGAGCACGGCGCACTGCGGATCGTGGAGTGCTGGGGAGACGATGTCCCCGAAGGGGAAGTGACCTCCTTTTCCATGGCGGTCAAACGCAAGGATGACGAAAGCATCATCTTTTCCTGGATAGAGTGGCCATCGCGGGCCGTGCGTGATGAAGGAATGGCCAAGGTCATGCAAGACCCGCGCTTGCAGATGGATGTTAATCCAATGCCGTTTGATGGCAAGCGACTCATTTTCGGTGGTTTTAAAAGTATCATTGATGAGGAGTGA
- a CDS encoding YciI family protein, whose product MKYVALVYYQEQIINAMSEQAWQDLNQECIAGVERLSTNGHYLAGQALQPVETATTVRVRDGETLISDGPFAETKEQLAGFYLLEAHDLNEALQLASRIPPARLGSIEVRPVRELPPKAQ is encoded by the coding sequence ATGAAGTACGTTGCGCTGGTGTATTACCAAGAGCAGATTATCAACGCCATGAGCGAACAGGCATGGCAAGACCTCAATCAGGAGTGTATCGCCGGGGTAGAGCGCTTGAGCACCAACGGCCACTACCTAGCCGGACAAGCGTTACAGCCAGTAGAAACCGCTACCACCGTGCGTGTACGCGATGGCGAGACATTAATCTCCGATGGCCCCTTTGCGGAAACCAAGGAGCAGTTGGCCGGCTTCTACCTGCTCGAAGCCCACGACTTGAATGAGGCGCTGCAGCTGGCTAGCCGCATCCCACCAGCCCGGCTGGGCAGCATTGAGGTACGCCCCGTTCGAGAACTCCCCCCTAAAGCACAATAA
- the ugpA gene encoding sn-glycerol-3-phosphate ABC transporter permease UgpA, producing the protein MQTKRMTFPGRWLPFALLAPQVIVTLIFFIWPAGQALYQSLLREDAFGLRSTFVGLENFARLFRDGSYLNSMSVTAIFAVGTTLVSMSVALLLASTVNRMIRSRSTYTTLLVWPYAIAPAIAGVLWWFIFNPSIGIVPYMLEMVGYQWNHRNSGSDAMLLVILAAAWKQISYNFLFFLAGLQSIPQSLIEAASIDGASPIKRFWTIIFPLLSPTTFFLMVVNVVYAMFDTFGIIHATTQGGPAQSTNILVYKVYADGFVGLNLGSSAAQSVILMVIVVVLTVIQFRFIERRVNY; encoded by the coding sequence ATGCAAACTAAACGCATGACGTTTCCGGGGCGATGGTTGCCTTTCGCGCTGCTGGCGCCCCAGGTGATTGTGACGCTGATCTTTTTTATCTGGCCTGCGGGCCAGGCGCTGTACCAATCGCTACTGCGTGAAGACGCTTTTGGGCTGCGCTCTACGTTTGTGGGCCTGGAAAACTTTGCCCGCCTATTTCGCGACGGTAGCTACCTCAATTCGATGTCGGTGACCGCCATATTCGCTGTTGGCACCACGCTGGTATCGATGTCGGTGGCGCTACTGCTGGCTAGCACTGTGAACCGAATGATTCGTTCACGCAGCACCTATACCACGCTCCTCGTTTGGCCCTACGCCATTGCGCCTGCCATTGCAGGTGTTTTGTGGTGGTTTATCTTCAATCCTTCCATCGGCATCGTGCCCTATATGCTGGAAATGGTCGGTTACCAATGGAACCACCGAAACTCGGGGAGCGACGCCATGCTGCTGGTCATTCTTGCCGCGGCCTGGAAGCAGATCTCTTACAACTTTCTGTTCTTTTTGGCGGGTCTACAGTCTATTCCGCAATCGCTCATTGAGGCAGCCTCAATTGATGGCGCCAGCCCTATCAAGCGATTCTGGACGATCATTTTCCCACTGCTTTCGCCCACGACCTTCTTCTTGATGGTGGTTAACGTGGTGTACGCCATGTTCGACACCTTCGGCATTATCCACGCCACTACCCAAGGCGGACCGGCTCAGTCGACCAATATCTTGGTTTACAAGGTCTACGCCGATGGTTTTGTAGGCCTCAATTTGGGTTCATCCGCGGCTCAGTCGGTGATTCTCATGGTGATTGTGGTGGTGCTCACAGTGATTCAGTTCCGCTTTATTGAGCGGCGCGTTAACTATTAA